The following are from one region of the Triplophysa rosa unplaced genomic scaffold, Trosa_1v2 scaffold203_ERROPOS1327802, whole genome shotgun sequence genome:
- the si:ch73-330k17.3 gene encoding LOW QUALITY PROTEIN: IGFBP domain-containing protein (The sequence of the model RefSeq protein was modified relative to this genomic sequence to represent the inferred CDS: inserted 1 base in 1 codon) → MNLCVSITVIMWSVLAVMMTSLEITPPELQVLQALHCPPCERIHCSPRXKLRCRGGITTGICGCCPACAKLEGESCGGTWDYLGKCDEGLVCVYQEGADGKAEERKGTCKPVLEVLKTNTCRPDCMWEYCQSNPNEICSARSVSMKKRECGGHCQHTTCSSCLLLIPPSCPQSCSPTDHVCLHRFGRCVRGHLTEEKHPPICHQNLQSKSEGFFVCLAPACPTTAN, encoded by the exons ATGAATCTATGCGTTTCGATCACGGTCATTATGTGGTCAGTATTGGCCGTGATGATGACCAGCTTAGAGATCACTCCACCTGAGCTGCAGGTGCTCCAGGCCTTGCACTGTCCACCTTGCGAACGCATTCATTGCTCCCCAC CGAAGCTCCGGTGTCGAGGTGGCATCACCACTGggatttgtggctgttgtcCAGCTTGTGCCAAACTTGAAGGTGAAAGCTGCGGAGGGACCTGGGACTACCTGGGGAAGTGTGATGAAGGTCTGGTGTGCGTTTACCAAGAAGGTGCAGATGGCAAAGCAGAGGAACGCAAGGGAACTTGCAAACCAG TGCTTGAGGTTCTCAAAACCAACACTTGTCGCCCCGACTGCATGTGGGAGTACTGCCAGTCAAACCCCAACGAGATTTGCTCAGCAAG ATCTGTATCAATGAAAAAGCGTGAGTGTGGAGGTCACTGCCAGCACACCACCTGCTCCAGCTGTCTGCTTCTCATACCACCATCATGTCCTCAGTCCTGTTCCCCGACAGATCACGTCTGTCTCCATCGCTTTGGCAGATGTGTACGTGGTCACCTAACTGAGGAAAAACACCCTCCCATCTGTCACCAGAACCTACAG AGTAAATCTGAGGGATTCTTTGTGTGTTTGGCACCTGCCTGTCCAACTACAGCAAACTGA
- the parp16 gene encoding protein mono-ADP-ribosyltransferase PARP16: MQPPLPTAAVRELVCSCLHRDPVAADLRCSLFVAAVQSYKRDSVLRPFPPRYLRGEIKDFEELQKDVDTLPNVRDLVRLGHGRGDHHLALVHWVLSSKSFAVKTLQKEEFSTLCQLTQTEGLSAPAPDYIFELEYCDLLNSKFERTRAGQDLIYAFHGSRLENFHSIIHNGLHCHLNKTSLFGEGTYLTSDLSMAILYSPHGNGWKESVLGPLLSCIALCEIIDHPDVKCQVKKKDSETLDRQRLRARNSEGGEVPEKYFVVTNNELVRVKYLLVYSQRHYRSRRAQGTSWLVRHHFAIMMGLYLLLLICIGAFNSSAFQSFWHRTFR, translated from the exons ATGCAGCCGCCTCTCCCAACAGCCGCAGTCAGAGAGCTGGTGTGCTCCTGTCTGCACAGAGACCCTGTAGCGGCTGACCTGCGCTGTAGCCTTTTCGTGGCGGCCGTACAAAGCTACAAACGGGATTCGGTGCTCAGACCCTTTCCTCCTCGATACCTGAGAGGAGAGATCAAGGACTTTGAGGAGCTG CAAAAAGATGTAGACACTTTACCCAACGTGAGGGATTTGGTACGTCTGGGACATGGACGTGGAGACCATCATCTGGCTCTTGTACACTGGGTTCTGTCCTCCAAGAGTTTCGCTGTGAAGACCCTCCAGAAAGAGGAA TTTTCCACACTGTGTCAGCTGACCCAGACCGAGGGGCTATCTGCCCCGGCCCCCGATTACATTTTTGAACTTGAGTACTGTGATCTGCTCAACTCCAAGTTCGAGAGGACGCGGGCGGGACAGGATCTCATCTATGCATTCCACGGCAGCAGACTGGAAAACTTCCACTCCATCATACACAATGGATTACACTGCCATCTGAATAAG ACATCACTGTTTGGGGAAGGCACATACCTGACCAGCGACCTCAGCATGGCCATTCTTTATAGTCCCCATGGTAACGGATGGAAGGAAAGCGTCCTCGGCCCGCTGCTCAGCTGCATCGCCTTATGTGAAATCATCGACCATCCCGATGTCAAGTGTCAGGTGAAAAAGAAAG ATTCTGAGACCCTTGATCGCCAGCGTCTAAGAGCCAGGAACAGTGAAGGGGGCGAGGTGCCCGAGAAGTACTTTGTGGTGACCAACAATGAGCTTGTGAGAGTGAAATATCTGCTGGTGTACTCTCAGCGACACTATAGATCACG ACGTGCTCAAGGGACATCATGGCTGGTCAGACATCATTTTGCTATAATGATGGGTCTGTATCTTCTTCTACTCATATGCATCGGTGCCTTCAACTCATCTGCGTTCCAGTCCTTCTGGCACAGAACGTTCCGATGA